The following are from one region of the Novosphingobium aureum genome:
- a CDS encoding arylesterase: MARPSDRLFSRLILSLGAVPLVLLGGCDPAPAPSDAATGSALDARPEIPVMGPERSILAFGDSLLAGYGLNDGESYPARLEQALRARGVNARIVNAGVSGDTTAAGLQRLDFTLKSQTEKPELVIISLGGNDMLRSLPPAETRANLEAMLKRLKQDDIRVVLLGMLAAPNLGEDYAEKFNPIYPQLAEKYGATLVPFFLQPVIDKSDLMQDDHVHPTALGVDAIVTATVDDVAAALLARPDGAGVP; encoded by the coding sequence TTGGCTCGCCCGTCCGATCGCCTCTTTTCGCGCCTGATCCTCTCGCTGGGAGCCGTACCGCTCGTGCTGCTGGGCGGTTGCGATCCGGCTCCGGCACCAAGCGATGCGGCTACGGGATCGGCACTCGATGCCCGTCCCGAGATCCCGGTGATGGGGCCCGAGCGGTCGATCCTCGCCTTCGGGGATTCGCTTCTGGCAGGCTACGGGCTCAATGATGGCGAGAGCTATCCGGCCCGGCTCGAACAGGCGCTGCGCGCGCGCGGCGTGAATGCGCGGATCGTCAATGCGGGGGTTTCGGGCGATACCACGGCGGCGGGACTGCAGCGGCTCGACTTTACGCTCAAGAGCCAGACCGAGAAGCCAGAACTCGTGATCATCAGCCTAGGCGGCAACGATATGCTGCGCAGCCTCCCCCCGGCAGAGACCCGCGCCAATCTGGAGGCGATGCTCAAGCGGCTCAAGCAGGATGACATCCGCGTCGTCCTGCTCGGCATGCTTGCGGCTCCCAACCTCGGCGAGGACTATGCCGAGAAGTTCAACCCGATCTATCCGCAACTTGCCGAGAAGTATGGCGCGACGCTGGTGCCGTTCTTCCTCCAGCCGGTGATCGACAAGTCCGACCTCATGCAGGACGATCACGTCCACCCGACCGCGCTCGGGGTCGACGCGATCGTCACCGCGACGGTGGACGATGTTGCAGCCGCGCTTCTTGCGCGGCCCGATGGAGCCGGGGTGCCCTGA
- a CDS encoding ABC transporter permease: MAWTIARRDLSARFKGLRLLLVCLFLGVAAIAAIGTLTSSIETELTSRGREILGGDIELRAWQRSPDAEQLAALDKLGTVSQGLRLQAIARVGDTSAPVALKAVDDRWPLYGKLELTDGRRVGAPPEGQVWIAKASAARLGIAPGDTVAIGTRTLEVGGVIAQDPEQLSEGFALGDLAITGIDLPAEAGLTLPGSMYRSATRVRFSDPARSPEAALDAFAKRFGEDQFETRTRDGASPSTARFVERMGQFLILVGLAALVIAGIGIGGGVSSYLEARRTSIATFKVLGATSRDIARIYLLQIGAAALTGSLAGLLAGVAVTPLLADALGELLPVNSGLTVSPAALATAAGYGLLVALVFAAPPLVRARSFPAMALMRARVAPLTAGWRALLLPVGLGLAAIVALALVNAAQPMVTLGFLAGAALMLGLLALVGLAIRRLAARLPRPRDPVLRAGLANLHRPGAQTGALVTALGFGLSAFVLIAAVETSLDANIRSTLPDRAPDLFVLDVPRDSAGEFDRIVERTAPGSVVKIVPNLRGRIIAYGPRDAMTRVADLDELPEGAWALRGERGLTYSSGVPEGSTVTSGKWWSELYRGEPLVSLDEKFADAVGLKVGDYVTVSLLGVERTARIAALRRIDWDTMGFNFVLVFSPNTLADAPHNLAATIELPEGTSVDGLLPRLVRALPSSSVIETGSLLRDARALLDKMAVAILAAASVAVLAGLAVLMGAIAAARASRTYDNVILRVLGASRRQLLVLQLVEYGVLALVLALIALAAGSAMGWAVMTQLFELAWLPDWPRVLLVLATGLVLVLAFALGGSLPLLRARPARALREL; the protein is encoded by the coding sequence ATGGCCTGGACAATTGCGCGACGCGACCTCTCCGCCCGCTTCAAGGGCCTGCGCCTCCTGCTCGTGTGCCTGTTTCTCGGCGTTGCCGCGATTGCCGCGATCGGCACGCTGACCAGTTCGATTGAAACCGAACTCACCTCGCGCGGCCGCGAGATTCTGGGTGGCGACATCGAGCTGCGCGCCTGGCAGCGCAGCCCCGACGCCGAACAACTGGCTGCGCTCGACAAGCTCGGCACCGTCTCGCAGGGCCTGCGCCTTCAGGCCATCGCGCGCGTTGGCGACACTTCCGCGCCGGTCGCGCTCAAGGCGGTAGATGATCGCTGGCCGCTTTACGGCAAGCTCGAACTCACCGACGGACGCCGGGTCGGCGCCCCGCCGGAAGGGCAGGTCTGGATCGCCAAGGCCAGCGCGGCAAGGCTCGGCATCGCGCCCGGTGACACGGTCGCGATCGGCACCCGTACGCTCGAGGTCGGCGGCGTGATCGCGCAGGACCCCGAGCAGCTGAGCGAAGGCTTTGCGCTGGGCGACCTTGCGATCACCGGCATAGACCTGCCCGCCGAGGCCGGGCTGACGCTGCCCGGATCGATGTACCGCAGCGCGACGCGGGTCCGCTTCAGCGATCCCGCACGCTCGCCCGAGGCCGCGCTCGATGCCTTCGCCAAGCGCTTTGGCGAGGACCAGTTCGAGACGCGCACCCGCGACGGCGCGAGCCCCTCGACCGCGCGGTTCGTCGAGCGCATGGGCCAGTTCCTGATCCTTGTCGGCCTCGCCGCGCTGGTCATCGCAGGCATCGGCATCGGCGGCGGGGTGTCCTCCTACCTCGAGGCGCGGCGCACCTCGATCGCGACCTTCAAGGTGCTGGGCGCGACCAGCCGCGACATCGCGCGCATCTACCTGCTCCAGATTGGCGCCGCCGCGCTGACCGGCAGCCTTGCCGGGCTTCTCGCCGGGGTGGCGGTGACCCCGCTGCTCGCCGATGCGCTGGGCGAACTGCTGCCGGTGAACAGCGGCCTCACCGTCTCGCCCGCAGCACTGGCAACCGCAGCGGGGTACGGGTTGCTCGTCGCGCTGGTCTTCGCCGCGCCGCCGCTCGTGCGGGCGCGCAGCTTCCCCGCCATGGCCCTGATGCGCGCCCGGGTCGCCCCGCTTACCGCTGGGTGGCGCGCCCTCCTGCTTCCGGTAGGGCTCGGTCTTGCCGCAATCGTCGCGCTGGCGCTCGTCAATGCCGCGCAGCCGATGGTCACGCTGGGCTTTCTTGCGGGCGCGGCGCTGATGCTCGGCCTGCTCGCGCTCGTCGGCCTCGCCATCCGCCGCCTTGCCGCGCGCCTGCCGCGCCCGCGCGACCCGGTCCTGCGCGCAGGCCTCGCCAACCTGCACCGCCCCGGCGCGCAGACGGGCGCGCTGGTCACCGCGCTCGGCTTCGGGCTTTCCGCCTTCGTGCTGATCGCCGCGGTGGAAACGAGTCTTGACGCAAACATCCGCTCCACCCTGCCCGACCGCGCGCCCGATCTCTTCGTGCTCGACGTGCCGCGCGACAGCGCAGGCGAGTTCGACCGCATCGTCGAGCGCACGGCACCGGGATCGGTGGTCAAGATCGTGCCCAACCTGCGCGGCCGGATCATCGCTTATGGGCCAAGAGACGCGATGACCAGGGTCGCCGACCTCGACGAACTGCCCGAGGGCGCCTGGGCCCTGCGCGGCGAGCGCGGGCTGACCTATTCCAGCGGCGTTCCCGAGGGCAGCACGGTCACGTCTGGAAAATGGTGGTCCGAACTCTACCGGGGCGAGCCGCTGGTCTCGCTCGACGAGAAATTCGCCGATGCCGTTGGGCTGAAGGTCGGCGACTACGTCACGGTCTCGCTGCTCGGGGTCGAGCGTACCGCGCGCATCGCCGCATTGCGCCGGATCGACTGGGACACGATGGGCTTCAACTTCGTCCTGGTGTTCTCGCCCAATACGCTCGCGGATGCCCCGCACAACCTTGCCGCCACGATCGAGCTGCCAGAGGGCACATCGGTCGATGGCCTGCTGCCGAGACTGGTGCGCGCGCTTCCCTCGAGTTCGGTCATCGAGACCGGCTCGCTACTGCGCGATGCCCGCGCCTTGCTCGACAAGATGGCCGTCGCGATCCTCGCCGCGGCCTCGGTTGCCGTACTTGCGGGTCTTGCCGTGCTGATGGGCGCGATCGCCGCCGCCCGCGCGAGCCGGACCTACGACAACGTGATCCTGCGCGTGCTCGGCGCAAGCCGCCGCCAGCTGCTCGTCCTGCAACTCGTCGAGTACGGCGTGCTCGCGCTCGTTCTGGCGCTGATCGCCCTTGCCGCAGGCAGCGCAATGGGCTGGGCCGTCATGACGCAGCTGTTCGAATTGGCATGGCTGCCCGACTGGCCGCGCGTGCTCCTCGTGCTGGCCACGGGGCTGGTGCTGGTGCTCGCCTTTGCGCTCGGCGGCTCGCTGCCGCTCCTGCGCGCCAGACCCGCTCGCGCGCTCAGGGAGCTATAG
- a CDS encoding LysR family transcriptional regulator translates to MDRIDLTDLVAFVTIARCRSFTKAAARLEVTPSALSHRMKALEERLDIRLLNRTTRSVTPTEAGSRLLEPLGEKLDGIRADLAALGELRDKPSGTIRINADELAAKLVLWPVLRDFLQRFPEVTVEVVVDNGFSDIVAGAVDAGVRLGGVVEKDMIAVPISGPIRMAAVAAPSYFARKGKPSCPQDLIDHDCINYRFTSNGGLYAWEFEDEGRPLSIRVNGPLVFNSIFPVMDAVLDGVGIGHVLDIHAAPFIAQGRLETVLEAFSPPFEGYHLYYPSRRQPTPAFSELVKALRQAA, encoded by the coding sequence ATGGACAGGATCGATCTCACCGACCTCGTGGCCTTTGTCACCATCGCGCGCTGCCGCAGTTTCACCAAGGCAGCTGCCCGGCTTGAGGTCACGCCATCGGCGCTCAGCCACCGGATGAAGGCGCTCGAGGAACGGCTCGACATCCGTTTGCTCAATCGCACGACCCGCAGCGTCACCCCGACCGAGGCGGGAAGCCGCCTGCTCGAGCCGTTGGGGGAGAAGCTGGACGGGATCAGGGCCGATCTTGCCGCGCTGGGAGAGTTGCGCGACAAGCCCTCGGGGACGATCCGTATCAATGCCGATGAACTGGCTGCCAAGCTGGTGCTATGGCCGGTTCTGCGCGATTTCCTCCAGCGTTTTCCCGAAGTCACCGTCGAAGTTGTGGTCGACAACGGCTTCAGTGACATCGTGGCTGGTGCAGTTGATGCCGGTGTACGGCTTGGTGGAGTGGTCGAGAAGGACATGATCGCGGTGCCGATCTCGGGGCCGATCCGCATGGCTGCGGTCGCGGCCCCTTCCTACTTCGCCCGCAAGGGCAAGCCATCGTGCCCGCAGGACCTGATTGACCACGACTGCATCAATTATCGCTTCACCTCGAATGGTGGTCTCTACGCATGGGAGTTCGAGGATGAGGGGCGTCCGCTCTCCATCAGGGTCAACGGACCGCTGGTGTTTAACAGCATCTTCCCGGTCATGGATGCCGTGCTAGATGGCGTCGGCATCGGTCACGTTCTCGACATCCACGCCGCCCCGTTCATTGCGCAAGGCCGGCTTGAAACGGTGCTCGAAGCGTTTTCTCCGCCCTTCGAGGGGTATCACCTCTATTATCCCAGCCGCCGCCAGCCAACGCCTGCATTTTCGGAGCTGGTCAAGGCGCTTCGCCAGGCGGCATGA
- a CDS encoding RDD family protein, which produces MVPYGGFWWRVLAAIIDGIVLQIAWSVISGVLGFGWMSEGYMTDFSGGGAMGASFYQPAGISLVTNWLYYALMESSKFQATVGKLAIGLVVTDLEGNRISFLRATGRYFAKILSAMIMLIGYIMVAFTARKQGLHDMLASTLVYKTRDPRELETGADVFA; this is translated from the coding sequence ATGGTACCGTATGGTGGTTTCTGGTGGCGCGTTCTCGCGGCCATCATCGATGGCATCGTCCTGCAGATCGCTTGGTCGGTGATAAGCGGGGTGCTCGGCTTTGGCTGGATGAGCGAAGGCTACATGACGGATTTCTCCGGCGGGGGTGCGATGGGCGCCTCGTTCTATCAGCCGGCAGGTATCAGCCTGGTCACGAATTGGCTCTACTACGCACTGATGGAAAGCTCGAAGTTCCAGGCCACGGTCGGCAAGCTGGCGATCGGTCTGGTGGTCACCGACCTTGAAGGCAACCGCATCTCGTTCCTGCGTGCAACGGGGCGCTATTTCGCCAAGATCCTCTCGGCGATGATCATGCTGATCGGCTACATCATGGTCGCCTTCACCGCGCGCAAGCAGGGGCTGCACGACATGCTCGCGAGCACGCTGGTCTACAAGACTCGCGACCCGCGCGAGCTCGAGACGGGCGCGGACGTCTTCGCCTGA
- the recF gene encoding DNA replication/repair protein RecF (All proteins in this family for which functions are known are DNA-binding proteins that assist the filamentation of RecA onto DNA for the initiation of recombination or recombinational repair.), with protein MLDRILLSRFRNHGDTALEGTAHFNLLVGENGAGKTNVLEAVSLLAPGRGLRRAQIADMPAQTGDGGFAVSADLLFPEAQPVRLGTGVAPERPTRRLVQVNGAQGSAAGLAEWLSIGWLTPAMDRLFVESAGSRRRFLDRLVLALRPDHATHAARLESALRERNRMLTDERTPDPWWMDAIELQIAEAGSAVAMARAELIERLEATLSTLPESPFARPSLAYQPGGPLEAEALAGALREGRARERAAGRTLTGPHRDELAVTMAGKDRAAAECSTGEQKAMLIAMVLAHSQLVESLGETRPRLLLLDEVAAHLDPVRREALFERLRGGRAQVWLTGTETAPFAAIAREAAVWQVEAGHVVRL; from the coding sequence ATGCTCGATCGCATCCTCCTGTCCCGTTTCCGCAATCACGGCGATACCGCGCTGGAGGGCACCGCGCATTTCAACCTGCTGGTTGGCGAGAACGGTGCAGGAAAGACGAACGTGCTCGAGGCGGTCAGCCTGCTCGCGCCGGGCCGGGGCCTGCGCCGCGCGCAGATCGCCGACATGCCAGCGCAAACCGGCGACGGCGGCTTCGCGGTCAGCGCCGACCTCCTGTTCCCCGAGGCCCAGCCCGTGCGCCTGGGCACCGGCGTCGCGCCGGAGCGACCGACCCGCCGCCTCGTCCAGGTCAACGGCGCGCAAGGTAGCGCCGCAGGACTTGCCGAATGGCTCTCCATCGGCTGGCTGACGCCTGCGATGGACCGCCTCTTCGTCGAGAGCGCAGGCTCGCGCCGCCGCTTCCTCGACCGGCTGGTCCTCGCCCTTCGTCCCGACCATGCCACTCACGCCGCGCGGCTCGAGAGCGCGCTGCGCGAACGCAACCGCATGCTCACCGACGAGCGCACGCCCGATCCCTGGTGGATGGATGCGATCGAATTGCAGATCGCCGAGGCGGGCAGTGCGGTGGCGATGGCCCGCGCCGAACTCATAGAGCGGCTCGAGGCAACGCTCTCGACCCTGCCCGAAAGCCCATTCGCGCGGCCCTCGCTCGCCTACCAACCGGGCGGTCCGCTCGAGGCCGAAGCTCTCGCCGGAGCCCTTCGCGAAGGGCGTGCGCGCGAGCGCGCTGCGGGACGCACGCTGACCGGCCCTCACCGCGACGAACTGGCCGTCACCATGGCGGGCAAGGACCGTGCAGCGGCGGAGTGTTCGACCGGCGAACAGAAGGCCATGCTCATCGCCATGGTGCTGGCCCATTCGCAGCTGGTGGAGAGCCTGGGCGAGACCCGCCCTCGCCTGCTCCTGCTCGACGAGGTGGCCGCTCACCTCGATCCGGTGCGCCGCGAGGCCCTGTTCGAGCGGCTACGCGGCGGCCGCGCGCAGGTATGGCTGACCGGCACCGAGACCGCCCCCTTCGCCGCGATCGCGCGCGAAGCCGCGGTGTGGCAGGTCGAGGCGGGGCACGTGGTCAGGCTCTGA
- the typA gene encoding translational GTPase TypA, translating to MSAPLPLRNIAIIAHVDHGKTTLVDQLFRQSGTFRDNQRVEERAMDSNDLEKERGITILAKPTSIEWEGLRINIVDTPGHADFGAEVERILSMVDGVVLLVDSSEGAMPQTKFVTGKALGLGLKPIVVVNKIDRPDGRADEVLNEVFDLFVSLDANDEQLDFPVLYASGRNGYASDDIDAREGNLTPLFELIRDHVPAPSLDVDAPFSFLATLLDRDNFMGRVLTGRVQSGVVKMNDPIRALDRDGKVIETGRASKLMTFRGLERVPVEEARAGDIIALAGLEKATVAHTIADPAVSEPIQSQPIDPPTLAMRFAVNDSPLAGREGDKVTSRLIRDRLMREAETNVAIRVTESEDKDSFEVAGRGELQLGVVIETMRREGFELGISRPRVLFKEDENGGRTEPYETVVIDVDDEHSGTVVEKMQRRKAELTDMRPSGLGKTRITFSAPSRGLIGYHGEFLSDTRGTGIMNRLFEKYGPYKGQIEGRLNGVLISNGAGEANAYALNNLEDRGILFVAPQEKLYEGMVIGENAKPDDLEVNPMKAKQLSNVRSSGKDDAIRLTPPKVMTLEQAIAYIDDDEMVEVTPQSIRLRKVYLDPNERKRMSRKKADA from the coding sequence ATGTCCGCCCCGCTTCCCCTGCGCAATATCGCGATCATTGCGCACGTCGACCACGGCAAGACCACCCTCGTCGACCAGCTCTTCCGCCAGTCCGGTACCTTCCGTGACAACCAGCGCGTCGAGGAGCGCGCAATGGACTCGAACGACCTCGAGAAGGAACGCGGGATCACGATTCTCGCCAAGCCGACCTCGATCGAGTGGGAAGGCCTGCGCATCAACATCGTCGACACCCCGGGCCACGCCGACTTCGGCGCCGAGGTGGAGCGCATCCTCTCGATGGTCGACGGCGTCGTCCTGCTGGTGGACTCGTCGGAAGGCGCGATGCCGCAGACCAAGTTCGTGACCGGCAAGGCACTGGGCCTCGGCCTCAAGCCGATCGTCGTCGTCAACAAGATCGACCGTCCCGACGGCCGCGCCGACGAAGTTCTGAACGAAGTCTTCGACCTGTTCGTCAGCCTCGACGCCAACGACGAGCAGCTCGACTTCCCGGTACTCTACGCCTCGGGCCGCAACGGCTATGCCAGCGACGACATCGATGCGCGCGAAGGCAACCTGACCCCGCTGTTCGAACTGATCCGCGACCACGTTCCGGCCCCGAGCCTCGACGTCGACGCGCCCTTCTCGTTCCTCGCCACGCTGCTCGACCGCGACAACTTCATGGGCCGCGTGCTCACCGGCCGCGTCCAGTCGGGCGTGGTCAAGATGAACGACCCGATCCGCGCACTCGACCGTGACGGCAAGGTCATCGAGACCGGCCGCGCCTCCAAGCTCATGACCTTCCGTGGTCTCGAGCGCGTCCCCGTCGAGGAAGCACGCGCAGGCGACATCATCGCACTCGCCGGCCTCGAAAAGGCGACCGTCGCGCACACCATCGCCGACCCCGCCGTGTCCGAGCCGATCCAGTCGCAGCCGATCGACCCGCCGACGCTCGCGATGCGCTTCGCCGTCAACGACAGCCCGCTCGCCGGGCGTGAAGGCGACAAGGTCACCAGCCGCCTGATCCGCGATCGCCTGATGCGCGAGGCAGAAACCAACGTCGCCATCCGCGTCACCGAGAGCGAGGACAAGGACAGCTTCGAGGTTGCCGGCCGCGGCGAACTTCAGCTGGGCGTCGTCATCGAGACGATGCGCCGCGAAGGCTTCGAGCTGGGCATCTCGCGTCCGCGCGTGCTGTTCAAGGAAGACGAGAACGGTGGCCGCACCGAGCCGTACGAGACCGTCGTGATCGACGTGGACGACGAGCACTCGGGCACGGTCGTCGAGAAGATGCAGCGCCGCAAGGCCGAGCTGACCGACATGCGTCCCTCGGGCCTCGGCAAGACCCGCATCACCTTCTCGGCCCCCTCGCGCGGCCTCATCGGCTACCACGGCGAGTTCCTCTCGGACACGCGCGGTACCGGCATCATGAACCGCCTCTTCGAGAAGTACGGCCCCTACAAGGGCCAGATCGAGGGCCGCCTCAACGGCGTGCTCATCTCGAACGGTGCGGGCGAGGCCAATGCCTATGCGCTCAACAACCTGGAAGACCGCGGCATCCTCTTCGTCGCTCCCCAGGAAAAGCTCTACGAGGGCATGGTGATCGGCGAGAACGCCAAGCCGGACGACCTCGAGGTCAACCCGATGAAGGCCAAGCAGCTGAGCAACGTGCGCTCCTCGGGCAAGGACGATGCGATCCGCCTCACCCCGCCCAAGGTCATGACGCTCGAGCAGGCCATCGCCTACATCGACGATGACGAAATGGTCGAAGTGACCCCGCAGTCGATCCGCCTGCGCAAGGTCTACCTCGATCCCAACGAGCGCAAGCGCATGAGCCGCAAGAAGGCCGACGCCTAA
- a CDS encoding MFS transporter produces the protein MSETTTTGIPEGGQQADTARWSAVYAMALCSFVLVASEFMPVSLLSPMASSLTLTEGEAGQTIAASGLFAVIASLSIGRVTRAFQRQKVLVALSIMLIASSVLTAIAPNYPLLMVGRAAVGIAIGGFWSMSAAIALRLVPAGDVAKALAVINGGNAAAMALAAPLGSLLGGLIGWRGAFWSLVPLGIAASLWLALALPRMHPESRAARRGLSHLMRHAPLSAGLASVALLFIGQFSLFTYLRPFLEQVTGVGVSLLSTLLLVLGVSGFFGTIAIGKCVERRLFSLLGLLPAVLAVVALALASFGAMLPVTVALLAIWGFIATAAPVAWWTWLARTVPHDAEAGGGLMVAVIQIAITLGATLGGISFDAVGPVTSFFVSAAILALAAAAAFVLGRLPFLRIALNDGCDARH, from the coding sequence ATGAGCGAGACAACCACGACCGGGATACCGGAAGGCGGCCAACAAGCGGACACGGCACGCTGGAGCGCGGTCTACGCCATGGCCTTGTGCAGCTTCGTGCTGGTGGCATCGGAATTCATGCCCGTCAGCCTGCTGAGCCCGATGGCCTCCTCCCTCACCCTGACCGAGGGCGAAGCGGGACAGACCATCGCTGCATCGGGTCTGTTCGCGGTGATCGCCAGCCTTTCGATCGGACGCGTCACGCGGGCGTTCCAGCGGCAAAAGGTTCTCGTTGCACTCAGCATCATGCTGATCGCCTCGAGCGTGCTGACGGCGATTGCACCCAATTATCCGCTGCTCATGGTGGGGCGCGCAGCCGTGGGCATCGCCATCGGCGGTTTCTGGTCGATGTCGGCAGCCATTGCGCTTCGCCTCGTCCCTGCAGGAGATGTGGCGAAGGCGCTCGCCGTGATCAATGGTGGCAATGCGGCGGCCATGGCGCTGGCTGCACCGCTCGGCAGCCTGCTCGGCGGCCTGATCGGCTGGCGCGGCGCATTCTGGTCCCTCGTACCGCTCGGCATTGCCGCAAGCCTATGGCTGGCACTCGCACTCCCACGCATGCATCCCGAAAGCCGGGCAGCCCGGCGCGGCCTGTCACACCTGATGCGCCATGCCCCGCTCAGTGCCGGGCTAGCCAGTGTGGCATTGCTGTTCATCGGTCAGTTCTCGCTGTTCACCTACCTGCGTCCCTTCCTCGAGCAGGTGACCGGCGTGGGTGTCTCGTTGCTCTCCACCTTGCTGCTGGTACTGGGCGTCTCCGGCTTCTTCGGAACCATCGCCATCGGCAAATGCGTCGAAAGGCGGCTGTTCTCCCTGCTCGGCCTGCTTCCTGCCGTTCTGGCGGTGGTTGCCCTGGCACTTGCCAGCTTCGGAGCCATGCTGCCCGTGACGGTCGCCCTGCTCGCGATCTGGGGCTTCATCGCGACCGCGGCGCCGGTCGCATGGTGGACCTGGCTGGCGCGCACCGTCCCGCACGATGCCGAAGCGGGCGGCGGCCTGATGGTCGCCGTGATCCAGATCGCCATCACGCTCGGCGCGACGCTGGGCGGGATCAGCTTCGATGCAGTGGGACCGGTCACGTCCTTCTTCGTGAGCGCCGCGATCCTGGCTCTCGCGGCAGCGGCAGCCTTCGTACTGGGAAGACTGCCCTTCCTGCGCATCGCGCTGAATGACGGGTGCGACGCGCGCCATTGA
- a CDS encoding ABC transporter ATP-binding protein produces the protein MIDHAIQAQGLRLTLGQGPSAVEVLKGVDLSVPRGQTLALLGPSGSGKSSLMSVLSGLERASAGALEVAGSDFAGLDEDGLARARRGRIGIVLQAFHLLPTMTALENVATPLELAGLDGARERAMAELEAVGLGHRLSHYPTQLSGGEQQRVAIARALAPRPSLVFADEPTGNLDAATGQSIVELLFARRAETGATLLVITHDESLAQLCERIVTIADGRIAHDTAATAAPEPTLG, from the coding sequence ATGATCGACCATGCCATCCAGGCCCAGGGCCTGCGCCTGACGCTCGGCCAAGGGCCCAGCGCGGTCGAGGTCCTCAAGGGCGTCGACCTCTCCGTACCGCGCGGCCAGACCCTGGCGCTGCTCGGGCCTTCGGGCTCGGGCAAGTCCTCGCTGATGTCGGTGCTCTCGGGCCTCGAACGCGCGAGTGCGGGAGCGCTCGAAGTGGCAGGCAGCGACTTTGCCGGGCTGGACGAGGACGGCCTTGCAAGGGCCCGGCGCGGACGCATCGGCATCGTCTTGCAGGCGTTTCACCTGCTGCCGACGATGACCGCGCTCGAGAACGTCGCCACCCCGCTCGAACTCGCAGGCCTGGACGGCGCGCGCGAACGGGCCATGGCAGAGCTCGAGGCGGTCGGCCTCGGCCACCGCCTCTCGCATTACCCCACCCAGCTTTCGGGCGGCGAGCAGCAGCGCGTCGCCATTGCCCGCGCGCTGGCCCCGCGCCCCAGCCTCGTCTTCGCCGACGAACCGACCGGCAACCTCGATGCCGCGACCGGCCAGTCGATCGTCGAACTGCTCTTCGCCCGCCGCGCCGAGACCGGCGCAACGCTTCTGGTGATTACCCACGACGAAAGCCTGGCGCAGCTGTGCGAACGCATCGTCACCATCGCCGACGGGCGCATCGCGCACGATACCGCCGCCACTGCCGCCCCGGAGCCGACGCTTGGCTGA
- a CDS encoding queuosine precursor transporter produces the protein MSDENMHEDGTLARIDGLSGARRHFRYFDYVMASFVAILLLSNLIGAAKLAEVGGWTFGAGILFFPVSYVLGDVLTEVYGYANARRCVWMGFFALVFMAVMSFVVVAMPASSGWTCAASDEALFASVLKASDPGTICQSTYVSVFGSTWRIVVASVFAFWAGEFVNSYVMARMKVWTRGRMMWTRTIGSTIFGQAVDSAIFYPIAFMGVWTGQSILTVMVTNWALKVAWEVILTPATYAVVGWLKAREGVDVYDENLDFSPFAKADAL, from the coding sequence ATGAGCGACGAAAACATGCATGAAGATGGCACACTTGCCCGGATCGACGGGCTTTCCGGGGCGCGGCGCCACTTTCGCTATTTCGACTATGTCATGGCCAGCTTCGTCGCCATCCTCCTGCTCTCCAACTTGATCGGCGCGGCCAAGCTTGCCGAAGTCGGCGGCTGGACCTTCGGGGCGGGCATCCTGTTCTTCCCGGTGAGCTACGTCCTTGGCGACGTGCTGACCGAGGTCTACGGTTACGCCAATGCCCGGCGCTGCGTGTGGATGGGCTTCTTCGCGCTCGTGTTCATGGCGGTGATGAGCTTCGTCGTCGTCGCCATGCCCGCCTCCTCAGGCTGGACCTGCGCGGCAAGCGACGAAGCGCTCTTCGCCAGCGTGCTCAAGGCCAGCGATCCCGGCACGATCTGCCAGTCGACCTACGTCTCGGTGTTCGGCTCGACCTGGCGCATCGTCGTTGCCTCGGTTTTCGCCTTCTGGGCAGGCGAGTTCGTCAATTCCTACGTCATGGCGCGGATGAAGGTCTGGACGCGCGGGCGGATGATGTGGACCCGCACGATCGGCTCGACCATCTTCGGCCAGGCGGTCGACAGCGCGATCTTCTACCCCATCGCCTTCATGGGCGTGTGGACAGGCCAGTCGATCCTGACCGTAATGGTCACCAACTGGGCGCTCAAGGTCGCCTGGGAAGTGATCCTGACCCCTGCTACTTACGCTGTCGTCGGCTGGCTCAAGGCGCGCGAAGGGGTCGACGTCTACGACGAGAACCTCGACTTCTCGCCCTTCGCCAAGGCGGACGCACTCTGA